GTGGATCCCACCGTCGGGACAGGGACGGCTGAACTCCCGGTGGTGGAGCACGTGCCGCCCCCGCGGGACTGGGGAGCGACGGTCCGCCCGACGCGGGGAGGAGGACCCAGTGCCGCGGTGGACTCTGGCGCGGTGCTGGTCACGACCCGCCCGTTCTGGCCCCCGATCTACCGGGGCCGGTCGTCCGGGGTGGTGCGGCGGATGACACCGCCTGCCGCGCGCTGGCCGCGGGCTCACCGACGCCGCCCGCGCGACGCCGACGTCGCCCTCGGTGCCGGGTGGCGCCGCTAACACATCTGGCAACCTATCCAGCAGCACGCACGCCGGGCGTGAAGGAGTGGGGCGGGTAGGAAACCCGCCTTTACTGTTGCCAGGTCATGCCGCGCCGCTGTCGATGGCGCGAGGGTCAGCCTACGCGGGCTGTTCCCCGAGGCCGAAGGCGCGGTGGAGCGCCGGGACGGCTCGTGCGACCTCCGAAGCCGCGATGGCGCAGGAGATGTTCAGCTCCGACGAGCCCTGGGCGATGGCGACGATGTTGATCCCCTCGGCGCCGAGGGTCTGGAAGACCCGGCCCGCCACGCCCGGCGTACCGCGCATCCCCGCGCCGACTACCGCCACGATGGCGACGTCGGGGTCTTCCCATACGCGCAGCAACCGTGCACGCAGCAGGTCAAGCTCAAACTCTGCTTCAAGGACACGACGCGCCGTCGCCGCGTCGGAACTGCGGACGACAAAGCTCAGGCTGTTCTGCGACGACGCCTGGGAGATCATGAAGACGTTGACTCCCGCGCCGGCGACGGCGGTGAAGACCCGGGCCGTCACCCCGGCCACGGTCAGCAGCCCGGCTCCCTCGACCGTGATCACGGACAGGCCCGGGATCGCAGTGATGGCCTTGACGACGCCGTTCTCGACCGGTTCCGGACCGATGCGGGTGCCGGGGTGCTCGGGTTCGAAGGTGTTCCGGATCCAGATCGGGATGCCGCGCTCGGCCGGGAGTTGCATCGTGCGCGGGTGGATCACGTTCGCGCCGAAGTAGGCCATCTCGGTCGCCTCGGCGAACGACACGGCCGGGATCGTGCGCGCCTCCGGGACCAGCTTGGGGTTGGCGGTCATGACGCCGTTGACATCGGTCCAGATGATGATTTCCTCAGCATCGAGCGCGCTGCCGATGATGGCTGCGGAGAAGTCCGAGCCACCGCGGCCAAGGGTCGTCGTGACTCCGTTGACGTCCGCTCCGAAGAACCCGGTCACGACCGGAAGGATCCCCTTCTCCAGCAGCGGCCGCAGGCGCGCCGCCGCGGCCTCCCGCGTCTGCTCGAAGAGTGGTGACGCGCCGCCGAAGACGCCGTCGGTGATGATCACCTGGTCGGCGTCGACCGCCTCGGCTGGCGTACCGTGGTCGCGCAGGATCCCTGCGATCAGCCGGCTACTCATGCGCTCGCCGAAGGAGCTGATCCAGTCGGTGACGCGCGGGGAGAGATCGCCCAGGACCTGCACCGACTCGATCAGGCGCAAGCACTGGTCGGTGAGCGCGGCCATCGACGTCGCCACGTCCTGGCGCAGCCCGGCGTCGCGGATCAGCTCGGCTGCAGCCACCAGGTGCCGATCCAGCAGGCGGTGGCGCACGTCGGACGTCTCGATCAGGCGGCCCTGGGCAGCGTCCGCCGCGGCCTCCAGCAGCAGGTTGGTAATGCCGCTCATGGCGGAAACCACCGCGATTACTGGGGCGTCTGGCCGGTGGGCTGCACTGAGAATCGAGACG
This genomic window from Sphaerobacter thermophilus DSM 20745 contains:
- a CDS encoding aspartate kinase, translated to MRVMKFGGTSVGSGDAIRQVVSILSAAHRPDAPVIAVVSAMSGITNLLLEAAADAAQGRLIETSDVRHRLLDRHLVAAAELIRDAGLRQDVATSMAALTDQCLRLIESVQVLGDLSPRVTDWISSFGERMSSRLIAGILRDHGTPAEAVDADQVIITDGVFGGASPLFEQTREAAAARLRPLLEKGILPVVTGFFGADVNGVTTTLGRGGSDFSAAIIGSALDAEEIIIWTDVNGVMTANPKLVPEARTIPAVSFAEATEMAYFGANVIHPRTMQLPAERGIPIWIRNTFEPEHPGTRIGPEPVENGVVKAITAIPGLSVITVEGAGLLTVAGVTARVFTAVAGAGVNVFMISQASSQNSLSFVVRSSDAATARRVLEAEFELDLLRARLLRVWEDPDVAIVAVVGAGMRGTPGVAGRVFQTLGAEGINIVAIAQGSSELNISCAIAASEVARAVPALHRAFGLGEQPA